The proteins below are encoded in one region of Rana temporaria chromosome 2, aRanTem1.1, whole genome shotgun sequence:
- the TENT5B gene encoding terminal nucleotidyltransferase 5B, whose amino-acid sequence MSGDRGKRRAPAMSSPPAADTPLPSPRFSVLSWPQLHRLDAILGETVPIHGRGNFPTLSCRPRHLVQVVRSRLQQKGIVVHNVRLNGSAASHVLHEDSGLGYKDLDLIFIVDLKGPDAFQVVKHAVLDCLLDFLPPGVNKEKITPMTLKEAYVQKLVKVCTESDRWSLISLSNNNGKNMELKFVDTLRRQFEFSVDSFQIILDSMLLFNQCSDTLMTQSFHPTVTGESMYGNFEEAMDHLRNKIIATRKPEEIRGGGLLKYCNLLVRGFKPKSEVDMKTMQRYMCSRYFIDFPDIREQLRKLKCYLQDHFVGMEGKRYDCLMTLHNVVNESTVCLMGHERRQTLTLIASLALQVLSEQNAVPAVPNFTCYYQPAPFMSDGNYNSYYFTPLQPLVSCSHSSYQTWLPCCN is encoded by the exons ATGTCAGGAGACCGGGGAAAGCGCCGAGCACCCGCCATGTCCAGTCCGCCGGCGGCCGACACCCCACTCCCCTCCCCGAGATTCAGCGTCCTCTCATGGCCGCAACTCCACCGCCTGGATGCCATCCTCGGGGAGACCGTGCCCATCCATGGAAGGGGCAACTTCCCCACCCTGTCCTGCCGGCCTCGGCACCTGGTGCAG GTGGTACGGAGTCGCCTACAGCAAAAGGGTATTGTAGTTCACAATGTGCGACTAAATGGTTCTGCTGCAAGTCATGTGCTACATGAAGACAGTGGCCTTGGCTATAAGGATTTGGACCTTATATTTATTGTGGACTTGAAAGGGCCTGATGCGTTTCAGGTGGTGAAGCATGCAGTGTTGGATTGCCTCTTGGACTTCCTGCCACCTGGCGTTAACAAGGAAAAGATCACGCCAATGACTTTAAAGGAAGCTTATGTACAGAAGCTAGTTAAGGTTTGTACTGAAAGTGATCGCTGGAGTCTGATATCCTTGTCAAATAACAATGGAAAAAACATGGAATTAAAGTTTGTGGACACTCTAAGACGTCAGTTTGAGTTTAGTGTTGACTCATTCCAGATCATACTGGATTCAATGCTTTTATTCAACCAGTGTTCAGACACTCTGATGACTCAAAGCTTCCACCCCACTGTGACTGGAGAGAGCATGTATGGAAACTTTGAGGAAGCCATGGACCACTTGCGTAACAAGATCATTGCTACACGTAAGCCAGAAGAGATCAGGGGAGGTGGACTTCTTAAATACTGCAACTTGCTGGTTCGTGGATTTAAACCAAAATCGGAGGTGGATATGAAAACAATGCAGCGGTACATGTGCTCTCGATACTTCATAGATTTCCCAGATATAAGAGAACAGTTAAGAAAGCTAAAGTGCTACCTGCAGGACCACTTTGTGGGCATGGAAGGCAAGCGTTATGATTGCCTGATGACCCTTCACAATGTGGTGAATGAGAGCACAGTATGTTTAATGGGACATGAGAGGCGCCAGACATTGACACTAATTGCCTCTTTAGCACTTCAGGTACTATCTGAGCAGAACGCTGTTCCAGCTGTCCCAAATTTCACCTGCTACTACCAGCCAGCTCCATTCATGAGTGATGGGAACTACAACAGCTACTATTTCACTCCTCTACAGCCTCTTGTGTCCTGCAGTCACTCCTCATACCAGACATGGCTCCCATGCTGCAACTGA